The Cloacibacterium caeni region ATTATTTTGGCAGTAAGTGTGATTCTTTGGTTTTTAAGTTATTTCGGACCGAAAGATGATTTCCATATTTTAGAACATCATTCAGATGTGAAATTAGAAAATTCTTATTTGGCTAAAATCGGGAAGCAAATGGAACCTGTGATTTCGCCATTGGGTTACGATTGGAAAATGGGAGTAGGAATTCTTACCAGTTTTGCAGCAAGAGAAGTGTTTGTCGGCACAATGTCAACACTTTACAGTCTTGATGATGATGCTCCAGAAAAATCGGTCATCGAAAAAATGAGAAGTGATGTAAAACCGAATGGCGAAAAAGTATTCAGTTTTGCAACCGGACTTTCCATACTTATATTCTACGCTTTTGCGATGCAATGTATCTCTACGATTGCTGTAGTCTACAGAGAAACAAAATCTTGGAAATGGACAGCGATTCAATTGGTTTTCATGTCTGGTTTAGCTTATCTAGCTTCCATGTTGGTTTACCAATTTTTCAAATAAAAAAAACTGCTTTTAAAAGCAGTTTTTCATTTTATTCAGCTACGAAAACGCGTTTCGCCAGTTCTTGATCAAAAAGATACAAAGCAGAAGGATTGTCTTTCACCATTTTAATTTTCGAAATCAATTGAGAAGCATTGGCTTCTTCTTCTACCTGTTCATTCACAAACCATTGTAAGAAAGCAGCAGTAGAGTAGTCTCCTGCATCATTAGCAGCTTTTACAATGTCAAAAATACTTTTGGTTACTAATTTTTCGTGCTCTAAAGCTTTTTCAAAAATTTCTAAAGCATCTTTGAAATCATGAGGAGGTTGTCTTACTTCTTGTAGTACAATTCTTCCACCGATATCGTTCAAATAATCAAAGAATTTTTCTGAATGCATCAGTTCTTCTTTAGACTGAACTCTGAAATAATTGGCAATTCCGTCTAAATCTTGTTCTAAAAACCAAGCGCTCATGGATAGGTACAATTGCGCTGCATATTGTTCTTTTGCAATTTGCTGATTCAGCAAATCAAATATATAATCTCTGTTCATGATAAATGAATTTATTCAAAGATAAGAAATAAATGTGATTTAGTTTTAAGAAATTTTATCTCTTCCTGGGCATTTTTTACATCTTTTCCCTTTCTTAAATTTCTTACAACATTTCTTTTTACCACAATATTGTTCGTAGTTTTTGCTCTCCAAAGTTGGAACAACAAGATTGAAATAAGGGTTAGTTCTGAAATCCATGAGACAAAATTAATCTTTATTTAGAATAGTTCAAAATAATTATGTAATTTTGTCATAAGATTTTTGTCATGGAAAGTTTAGTCCTTCAATATGTTATCATTTTTGCAGCTTTATTAGCGGCATCTTATTCTATTTATAAAATCATTAAAAAAACTTTTTCTCCAAAAAAATTCAATAGTAAAAGAACGCATTGCGACAAAGATTGCGGATGTTCTTGATTTTTAAAACGTTGAAAACATTTTTCTAACATTAAGAGTTTATTAAGGAATTAAGAAAAATAAGTTTCCATTCTTCGAGTTTTTTCTTAATAAACTTAATCTCTTAATTCTTGCTTAATGGTTTAAAAATCTATTTTTAAATTATCGAATTCTATAAATAGGATATTGATTTACAGAACCTTCGTAATATTCAGAATTTTTATACACCCAATCTAATTGTGCTGCTCCATCTTCTGAAAATTTAGCATCTGAAGCTTTTTTCAGTTCAAAGGCTGTTTTTAACGCTTTGTTGGTTTTTAATAATTCGGCAGCAGTATCTTCGAAAACGTAGTCAGAAAAATACTCTTTTTGTCCCAAAATTCCATCAAACTCGTTCCAGTTAAAGTAAGAGTCAACTGCTTCTGGTTCTAGCGTTTCTAAAAGGAATTTCACGCCAGATTGTTTTGTAGAAACCAAATAATCTCCTTTTCTGAATTTTTTGGTCTTTAATTCTGATGAAACTTGAGTATCAAAATGCAAGTAATGACCTTCATAAGGATTTTTTACGGTTTTAAAATCTACGATTTTATAAGATTCAACTGTGATCAAAGAATCAGATTGTAATTCTTTGAATTTGATTTGATTGCGTTTTAAATTTTCTATGATTTTCCCTTCAGATTTTGGAATCACGTAATAAGTTGGGATTGTAATTTCCTTATCAGATTTATAAGTGTCAAAGAATTTTACTTTTCTTGTAAAAGGTTTATTTCTATCATAGAAAAGTCTCGGTTTTCCAGAAATTCCGCTTGGTTTTTTCCCTGCTTCATAACCTTTGAAATCAATATAACTGTATTTAGTGCTGTCTAATTTCCAATGAATTGCGTATTTTTTATTTGGTAAATAATTGGTCAATTCTTGCATTCTTTTTTTAGAAATATCCAAGTAATTTTCATCTACAAAATTGATGGAATGTTTCATGTATTCATACGTTGCTTTTACGCGGTCTTGGTAAGGTTTTAGCATGTGCGTTTCTGCTACTGTTCCTGGAATATTGAAAAGGGTAGTGTAACCCGTTGCATAACGTGGAGAATCCATAAAAGCAGGAAAACCTTCATCTGGAGAATCTCCGTGAATATTGACGTAAGGAACGTTCAAAATTTTAGATTTCTCCATATTTTGAATCAGTTTCGGTTGCATTTCTTGATGAAAATACGTTCCGAGATAGCTTCCTAATCTTTCTTTATTGGTAGAAATATAGGTAAAAGTGTATTGATAATCTGCGCCGTTACTTACATGATTATCAATAAAATAAATCGGTTTTAGCCAATGAAAAATCTCTTGAAAAGCTTTGGCATTTTCTGTATCATTTTTGATAAAATCTCTGTTCAAATCAAAATTTCTGGCATTCCCTCGGAAACCGTGTTCTTCTGGTCCGTTTTGATTAGCTCTTGAAAATTTCCCTCTTCTCAGCATTCCCGAAATGTTGTATGCTTCAATTGCGGCAACTTTGGTATTTTGTGGAACTTTTATTTTTCCTAAAGCCAAATCTCGCATTAGCATCATTGTAGCATCAATTCCGTCACTTTCACCAGGATGAATTCCGTTATTGATGAAAATTACGTGAATATTTTGTTTTTTTGAGTTATCAAAAATTACGACTCTAATTGGTTCTCCGTTGTCATCTTTTCCTTTTTCTACTACGGAAATGCTTTCGAAGTTTTTGTCTAAATCGTCATAGAATTTTACCATTTCTTCGTAGGTGGTGGTTTGATTTCCGTTGCCTTTTTCGTAAGGCGTTTTGAAATCTTGAGCAAAAGAAAATACGGTTTGAACAAGTAATAGTAGTGTGATTTTTTTCATTGGGAGGAAAATTTTAAACGAATATATTAATTTTATATCTTTGATAAAACTAATTCATGAAAACATTCTATCTTCTTTTCATTTCACTATTCATCATCAGTTGTCAAGAGAAAACTTTTGCTGATGACATTACCCTGGTTTACCCGAAAAATACTCAAATGAAAATACAGGAGTTTAATGAAGATGGTAATTTAGGTGGTGATAATTTAATATATGTTGGAAAAATTATTCCAAAAATTGATGTAAAATATTATGAAAGTATTCTACCACCACCTCCTCCTCCGAGGAAATTCAATAAGATAGATAAATCTTTTAATGAGATAATAAAAAAAGAAATTGATTCTATTTATTTAAGTCAAAAACCATATTTTAAACGAAATTTATTGAAAATTTCTTTGTCTAAAGAAAATGAGCCTTATGATTCTTTAACCAATAAAAATCTTGAAATCATTGTAAAACAAAAAGATACAATTCCTATTTATAAACAAGATTATATAAGCCATCAATTTAAAACGTTTAAAGCGTTTCCAGTTTTTATTAAAAATATTTCTAAAAAAACTTTAAAAATTCCAACCGAAGCTACAGGCGTAGCTTTTTATACTTTTGATAATGAGAGAAAAAATTTCTATTATCTCAGAAACAGTAATTATATGATTTGCGGAATAGAAACTAATTTCTATAGCTATTTTGAACTTAAACCCAACGAAATTTTAGTGTACGCTTACCCTTATTTCAAAAAAGGAAAAACGCATAAAGCTAAAGTGAAATTTTATGATGCTTCTTCCAAAGAATTTGATATTTCTATTGATTATAAAATTATTGAAAATCAAAGGAATAGATATATTATGGATTATTAGAAATAAAAAATCCACAGAATTTTCTGTGGATTTTATTTATCTTGATTCTTGGATCTGAAATCTTGAATCTATTTTATTTAATCATTCAATTTCAAAACTGCCATAAATGCAGATTGTGGAACTTCGACTCTACCAATTTGCTTCATCTTTTTCTTTCCTTCTTTCTGCTTTTCTAGGAGTTTACGTTTTCTGGAAATATCACCACCGTAACATTTTGCGGTAACGTCTTTTCTCAGAGCTTTTACGTTTTCACGGGCGATAACTTTTGCACCAAGAGCAGCCTGAATTGCAATATCAAACTGTTGACGAGGAATCAATTCTCTTAGTTTTTCGCACATTTTTTTACCAATGTAATACGCGTTGCTATCGTGAATTAACGACGAAAGGGCATCTACCATATCTCCATTGATTAAAATGTCCATTTTCACCAATTTAGAAGCTCTAAAACCAATTGGATGGTAATCAAAACTTGCATAACCTTTAGAAATTGATTTTAATCTGTCATAAAAATCAAAAACAACTTCTGACAAAGGCATGTTAAATACCAATTCTACACGGTCTGAAGTCAAATAAGATTGGTTTACAATTTCGCCACGTTTTTCTATACAAAGCGTCATTACCGCACCCACAAAATCAGATTTTGTAATAATGGTAGCTTTGATATAAGGTTCTTCTACACGATCTAAAGCAATAGGATCCATCATTTCTGACGGGTTATTAATCAAAATCGGAACATTCGGTTCTTTTTTAGAATATCCGTAGTAAGAAACGTTAGGAACCGTAGTAATTACGTTCATGTTGAACTCTCTATCAAGACGTTCCTGTACAATTTCCATGTGAAGCATTCCTAAGAAACCACAACGGAAACCGAAACCAAGAGCCGCAGAACTTTCTGGCTCGAAAACCAAAGAAGCATCATTCAGCCTTAATTTTTCTAAAGAAAATCTTAATTCTTCAAAATCTTCAGATTCAATAGGATAAATTCCCGCGAAAACCATTGGTTTTACATCTTCGAAACCATCAATTGCTTCGGTTGCAGGATTTGCCATAGAAGTAATGGTATCACCTACTTTTACTTCTCTAGCATCTTTAATTCCAGAAATAATATAGCCTACATCTCCGCATTTGATTTCAGATTTTGGCGCTTGTTTTAGTTTCAGCGTTCCTACTTCATCTGCTTCGTAGACTTTATCCGTCGCCATGAATTTTACTTTCTCACCTTTAGAAATTTTACCGTTTACTACTTTAAAGTAAGCTTCAATTCCACGGAAAGGATTGTAAACTGAGTCAAAAATTAGAGCTTGAAGCGGCGCATTTTCGTCACCTTTTGGCGCAGGAATTCTTTCTACAATTTGTTCAAGCAATTCATGAACACCAGCTCCTGTTTTCCCAGAAACACGCAATACATCTTCTGGTTTACAGCCGAGAAGATTTACGATTTCATCGGTAACTTCTTCCGGATTAGCAGAAGGTAAGTCAATTTTATTCAGAATTGGAATAATTTCCAAATCGTTTTCTAGCGCTAAATATAAGTTGCTAATCGTTTGTGCTTGAATACTTTGTGCAGCGTCTACAATCAGAAGTGCACCTTCACAAGCAGCGATAGAACGAGATACTTCGTAAGAAAAATCTACGTGTCCCGGTGTATCGATCAGGTTGAGAATATATTTTTCGCCTTTATATTCATAATCCATTTGAATGGCGTGAGATTTTATGGTAATTCCACGCTCTTTTTCC contains the following coding sequences:
- a CDS encoding ferritin — encoded protein: MNRDYIFDLLNQQIAKEQYAAQLYLSMSAWFLEQDLDGIANYFRVQSKEELMHSEKFFDYLNDIGGRIVLQEVRQPPHDFKDALEIFEKALEHEKLVTKSIFDIVKAANDAGDYSTAAFLQWFVNEQVEEEANASQLISKIKMVKDNPSALYLFDQELAKRVFVAE
- the lepA gene encoding translation elongation factor 4 produces the protein MKNIRNFCIIAHIDHGKSTLADRLLEYTNTVSQRELQAQTLDDMDLEKERGITIKSHAIQMDYEYKGEKYILNLIDTPGHVDFSYEVSRSIAACEGALLIVDAAQSIQAQTISNLYLALENDLEIIPILNKIDLPSANPEEVTDEIVNLLGCKPEDVLRVSGKTGAGVHELLEQIVERIPAPKGDENAPLQALIFDSVYNPFRGIEAYFKVVNGKISKGEKVKFMATDKVYEADEVGTLKLKQAPKSEIKCGDVGYIISGIKDAREVKVGDTITSMANPATEAIDGFEDVKPMVFAGIYPIESEDFEELRFSLEKLRLNDASLVFEPESSAALGFGFRCGFLGMLHMEIVQERLDREFNMNVITTVPNVSYYGYSKKEPNVPILINNPSEMMDPIALDRVEEPYIKATIITKSDFVGAVMTLCIEKRGEIVNQSYLTSDRVELVFNMPLSEVVFDFYDRLKSISKGYASFDYHPIGFRASKLVKMDILINGDMVDALSSLIHDSNAYYIGKKMCEKLRELIPRQQFDIAIQAALGAKVIARENVKALRKDVTAKCYGGDISRKRKLLEKQKEGKKKMKQIGRVEVPQSAFMAVLKLND